The following are encoded together in the Mustela nigripes isolate SB6536 chromosome 11, MUSNIG.SB6536, whole genome shotgun sequence genome:
- the DAGLB gene encoding diacylglycerol lipase-beta isoform X1 translates to MPGMVLFGRRWAIASDDLVFPGFFELSLRVVWWIGILTLYLMHRGKLDCTGGALLSSYLIVLLVLLAIIICTVAAITCVSMKGTICNPGPRKSMSKLLYLRLALFLPEMVWASLGAAWIADDVQCDKTVVNGIIATVVISWVIIVSTVVTIIIVFDPLGGKMAPYPSAGPNHLDSRESSQLLNGLKTAATSVWETRIKLLCCCIGKDDHTRVAFSSTAELFSTYFSDTDLVPSDIAAGLTLLHQQQDNIRNSQEPDEVISHSPGPPQEADLDTELANCHHYMQFAAAAYGWPLYVYRNPFTGLCKIGGDCCRSRTTDYDLVGGDRLHCHFGSILHTTGLQYRDFIHISFHDKVYELPFLVALDHRKESVVVAVRGTMSLQDILTDLSAESETLNLECGVQDCSAHKGISQAARYVYQRLVNDGILSQAFSIAPEYRLVVVGHSLGAGAAALLALMLRSSYPQVRCYAFSPPRGLLSKSLYEYSKTFIVSLVLGKDVIPRLSVTNLEDLKKRILRVIAHCNKPKYQILLHGCWYELFGGSPENFPTELDGGTQGDLTQPLLGEQSLLSHGSPTYSFSSDSPLESPTKYPPLYPPGRIIHLEEEGTAGRFCRSAARYSARWSHESQFSKILIGPKMLTDHMPDILMKALDSVVSGQAGYAFCPAGGGSNVDVV, encoded by the exons GTGGATTGGCATTTTGACTTTGTACCTCATGCACCGAGGGAAGCTGGACTGTACAGGCGGTGCCCTGCTCAGCAGTTACTTGATCGTTCTTCTTGTTCTCCTAGCAATTATTATATGTACAGTGGCCGCCATCACGTGTGTCAGCATGAAAG GAACCATCTGTAATCCGGGACCACGGAAATCTATGTCCAAGCTGCTTTACCTCCGCCTAGCGCTCTTTCTGCCAGAGATGGTCTGGGCTTCTCTGGGGGCTGCCTGGATAGCAGACGACGTTCAGTGTGACAAGACAGTGGTGAATGGCATCATTGCCACTGTTGTCATCAG CTGGGTTATCATCGTCTCCACCGTAGTCACCATCATCATCGTCTTTGACCCCCTCGGGGGGAAAATGGCTCCATATCCCTCCGCAGGCCCCAACCACCTGGATAGTCGTGAGTCCAGCCAATTACTTAATGGCCTCAAGACAGCCGCTACAAGCGTGTGGGAAACCAGAATCAAGCTGCTGTGCTGTTGCATCGGGAAGGACGACCATACTCGAGTAGCTTTTTCGAGTACGGCAGAGCTTTTCTCAACCTACTTTTCA GACACAGATCTGGTGCCCAGCGACATTGCGGCGGGCCTCACCCTTCTCCATCAGCAACAGGACAACATCAGGAACAGCCAGGAGCCAGATGAGGTGATCAGCCATTCCCCAGGTCCCCCCCAG GAAGCTGATTTGGACACCGAGTTAGCCAACTGTCACCATTACATGCAGTTTGCAGCCGCGGCCTACGGATGGCCCCTCTACGTCTACCGGAACCCCTTCACCGGACTCTGCAAGATTGGCGGGGACTG TTGTAGAAGCAGGACGACGGACTACGACCTGGTCGGCGGCGACCGGCTGCACTGCCACTTCGGCTCCATCCTGCACACGACGGGCCTGCAGTACAGGGATTTCATTCACATAAGCTTTCATGACAAG GTCTACGAGCTTCCCTTTTTAGTGGCTCTGGACCACAGGAAGGAATCTGTCGTGGTAGCGGTGAGAGGAACCATGTCTCTGCAG GACATCCTCACGGACCTGTCAGCGGAGAGTGAGACCCTCAACTTAGAGTGTGGGGTGCAAGACTGTTCGGCACACAAG GGGATTTCTCAAGCCGCCAGATACGTTTACCAGCGCCTCGTCAATGATGGGATTTTGAGCCAAGCGTTCAGCATCGCTCCC gagTACCGGCTGGTGGTGGTGGGCCACAGCCTGGGGGCGGGCGCCGCGGCGCTGCTGGCCCTCATGCTCCGGAGCTCCTACCCGCAGGTCCGCTGCTACGCCTTCTCCCCGCCCAGGGGGCTGCTGAG cAAATCCCTTTACGAATACTCTAAGACCTTCATCGTGTCACTCGTCCTCGGCAAGGATGTCATTCCCCG GTTAAGTGTGACTAACCTGGAAGACCTGAAGAAGAGAATTTTGCGAGTGATCGCTCACTGCAACAAGCCCAAG TACCAGATCCTGCTGCACGGGTGCTGGTATGAGCTGTTCGGAGGAAGCCCGGAGAACTTTCCCACGGAGCTGGACGGGGGCACCCAGGGAGACCTGACACAGCCGCTTCTGGGGGAGCAGAGCCTCCTGTCGCACGGGTCCCCGACCTACAGCTTCTCCAGCGACTCCCCCTTGGAGTCCCCCACCAAGTACCCCCCTCTCTACCCTCCCGGCAGAATCATCcacctggaggaggagggcacGGCAGGGAG GTTTTGCCGTTCCGCTGCTCGGTATAGCGCGAGGTGGTCCCATGAATCACAGTTCAGCAAAATACTCATCGGCCCCAAGATGCTGACAGACCACATGCCGGACATCCTGATGAAAGCCTTGGACAGCGTGGTGTCGGGCCAGGCCGGCTACGCTTTCTGCCCCGCTGGAGGCGGCTCGAACGTGGATGTGGTGTAA
- the DAGLB gene encoding diacylglycerol lipase-beta isoform X2, translating to MYSGRHHVCQHESWVIIVSTVVTIIIVFDPLGGKMAPYPSAGPNHLDSRESSQLLNGLKTAATSVWETRIKLLCCCIGKDDHTRVAFSSTAELFSTYFSDTDLVPSDIAAGLTLLHQQQDNIRNSQEPDEVISHSPGPPQEADLDTELANCHHYMQFAAAAYGWPLYVYRNPFTGLCKIGGDCCRSRTTDYDLVGGDRLHCHFGSILHTTGLQYRDFIHISFHDKVYELPFLVALDHRKESVVVAVRGTMSLQDILTDLSAESETLNLECGVQDCSAHKGISQAARYVYQRLVNDGILSQAFSIAPEYRLVVVGHSLGAGAAALLALMLRSSYPQVRCYAFSPPRGLLSKSLYEYSKTFIVSLVLGKDVIPRLSVTNLEDLKKRILRVIAHCNKPKYQILLHGCWYELFGGSPENFPTELDGGTQGDLTQPLLGEQSLLSHGSPTYSFSSDSPLESPTKYPPLYPPGRIIHLEEEGTAGRFCRSAARYSARWSHESQFSKILIGPKMLTDHMPDILMKALDSVVSGQAGYAFCPAGGGSNVDVV from the exons ATGTACAGTGGCCGCCATCACGTGTGTCAGCATGAAAG CTGGGTTATCATCGTCTCCACCGTAGTCACCATCATCATCGTCTTTGACCCCCTCGGGGGGAAAATGGCTCCATATCCCTCCGCAGGCCCCAACCACCTGGATAGTCGTGAGTCCAGCCAATTACTTAATGGCCTCAAGACAGCCGCTACAAGCGTGTGGGAAACCAGAATCAAGCTGCTGTGCTGTTGCATCGGGAAGGACGACCATACTCGAGTAGCTTTTTCGAGTACGGCAGAGCTTTTCTCAACCTACTTTTCA GACACAGATCTGGTGCCCAGCGACATTGCGGCGGGCCTCACCCTTCTCCATCAGCAACAGGACAACATCAGGAACAGCCAGGAGCCAGATGAGGTGATCAGCCATTCCCCAGGTCCCCCCCAG GAAGCTGATTTGGACACCGAGTTAGCCAACTGTCACCATTACATGCAGTTTGCAGCCGCGGCCTACGGATGGCCCCTCTACGTCTACCGGAACCCCTTCACCGGACTCTGCAAGATTGGCGGGGACTG TTGTAGAAGCAGGACGACGGACTACGACCTGGTCGGCGGCGACCGGCTGCACTGCCACTTCGGCTCCATCCTGCACACGACGGGCCTGCAGTACAGGGATTTCATTCACATAAGCTTTCATGACAAG GTCTACGAGCTTCCCTTTTTAGTGGCTCTGGACCACAGGAAGGAATCTGTCGTGGTAGCGGTGAGAGGAACCATGTCTCTGCAG GACATCCTCACGGACCTGTCAGCGGAGAGTGAGACCCTCAACTTAGAGTGTGGGGTGCAAGACTGTTCGGCACACAAG GGGATTTCTCAAGCCGCCAGATACGTTTACCAGCGCCTCGTCAATGATGGGATTTTGAGCCAAGCGTTCAGCATCGCTCCC gagTACCGGCTGGTGGTGGTGGGCCACAGCCTGGGGGCGGGCGCCGCGGCGCTGCTGGCCCTCATGCTCCGGAGCTCCTACCCGCAGGTCCGCTGCTACGCCTTCTCCCCGCCCAGGGGGCTGCTGAG cAAATCCCTTTACGAATACTCTAAGACCTTCATCGTGTCACTCGTCCTCGGCAAGGATGTCATTCCCCG GTTAAGTGTGACTAACCTGGAAGACCTGAAGAAGAGAATTTTGCGAGTGATCGCTCACTGCAACAAGCCCAAG TACCAGATCCTGCTGCACGGGTGCTGGTATGAGCTGTTCGGAGGAAGCCCGGAGAACTTTCCCACGGAGCTGGACGGGGGCACCCAGGGAGACCTGACACAGCCGCTTCTGGGGGAGCAGAGCCTCCTGTCGCACGGGTCCCCGACCTACAGCTTCTCCAGCGACTCCCCCTTGGAGTCCCCCACCAAGTACCCCCCTCTCTACCCTCCCGGCAGAATCATCcacctggaggaggagggcacGGCAGGGAG GTTTTGCCGTTCCGCTGCTCGGTATAGCGCGAGGTGGTCCCATGAATCACAGTTCAGCAAAATACTCATCGGCCCCAAGATGCTGACAGACCACATGCCGGACATCCTGATGAAAGCCTTGGACAGCGTGGTGTCGGGCCAGGCCGGCTACGCTTTCTGCCCCGCTGGAGGCGGCTCGAACGTGGATGTGGTGTAA